One genomic window of Solanum stenotomum isolate F172 chromosome 9, ASM1918654v1, whole genome shotgun sequence includes the following:
- the LOC125876369 gene encoding uncharacterized methyltransferase At2g41040, chloroplastic isoform X4, producing MAAATATASVSLNHHRSLVPKHHGVSLNSRIGVPTRFSSNGYTSRIRATSAVAVEPELRTPAQDATEAELFACPICYEPLIRKGPSGFNVPAIYRSGFKCRKCNKSYSSKDVYLDLTVTSGTKQYNEVKPARSELFRSPIVSFLYERGWRQNFNLSGFPGPDEEFKMAQEYFKVAEGGVLVDVSCGSGLFSRKFAKSGAYSRVVALDFSENMLRQCYDFIKNDESIISSSLALVRADVSRLPFPSGSIDAVHAGAALHCWPSPSNAIAEINRILRSGGVFVGTTFLRVNPSAPTIFRALEQSALRTYSYFTREEIEDLMTSCGLINYTSKVQSSFIMFSAQKQ from the exons ATGGCTGCTGCTACTGCTACTGCTTCAGTTTCTTTGAATCATCATCGTTCTTTGGTTCCAAAACATCATGGGGTAtctttgaattcaagaattGGTGTTCCTACAAGGTTTTCCTCAAATGGGTACACTTCAAGAATCAGAGCTACCTCTGCTGTTGCTGTAGAACCG GAATTGAGAACTCCAGCTCAGGATGCTACGGAAGCTGAATTGTTTGCTTGCCCAATTTGTTATGAACCTCTTATAAGAAAAGGGCCTTCAGGATTTAATGT ACCTGCAATCTACAGATCGGGCTTCAAATGCAGAAAATGTAACAAATCATATTCAAGCAAAGATGTCTACCTTGATCTCACTGTTACTTCTGGAACAAAACAATACAATGAAGTTAAACCAGCTCGGAGTGAACTATTCAG GAGTCCAATTGTTTCATTCTTGTATGAGAGAGGCTGGCGTCAAAATTTTAACCTAAGTGGTTTTCCTGGTCCTGATgaagag TTTAAGATGGCTCAAGAGTACTTTAAAGTTGCTGAAGGTGGTGTTCTTGTTGACGTTAGCTGCGGTAGTGGATTGTTTTCCAGGAAATTTGCTAAATCTGGGGCGTACTCAAGAGTCGTTGCACTTGACTTTTCTGAAAATATGCTTCGCCAATGTTATGATTTCATCAAGAATGATGAGAGTATCATAAGCTC CAGTCTAGCTCTTGTAAGGGCAGATGTTTCCAGATTACCTTTTCCCTCTGGATCTATTGATGCTGTGCATGCAGGTGCAGCCTTGCATTGTTGGCCATCTCCATCCAATGCA ATCGCTGAAATTAACCGGATTTTGCGTAGTGGAGGTGTATTCGTTGGTACTACATTTCTTCGAGTCAATCCTTCAGCTCCTACGATATTCAGGGCCTTGGAGCAG AGTGCTCTACGGACGTACAGCTATTTTACTCGAGAGGAGATTGAAGACTTGATGACAAGCTGTGGTCTCATCAACTATACCAGTAAAGTTCAGAGCtcttttatcatgttttccgcACAAAAACAATGA
- the LOC125876365 gene encoding probable flavin-containing monooxygenase 1, with the protein MDSWEFWSGNGNAFGSEGKWQILVQHEDFTTQEYEVEFLILCIGRYSGLANMPEFPLGEGPDIFAGKVIHSMDFSAMDNESARELIKGKRVAVIGSQKSAIDIAAECANVNGPEIPCTLVQRTIPWALPSGCFWWGATLGNLYGSRFSELLVHKPGQNIIYSVVASLLAPMRWGFSKFVESYITWTLPLKKYNMVPKQSFLQDMSSCKSFLLPDNFYGKVEEGSIVLKKIQHFSFIKQGLVLDGEVDKPIKADIVIFATGYKGQEKLKNMFSSKKFQNHIVGSPNSVIPLYRHIIHPRIPNLAIIGYSGSITNLHTSEMRCQWLAHFLDQTFKLPSIKEMENEIQKWEDYMKTYGGKEYKRSCIAALHIWYNDQLCKDIGCKNRRKKSFYEEWFQPYLQSDYVRLSPNN; encoded by the exons ATGGATTCTTGGGAGTTTTGGAGTGGAAATGGAAATGCATTTGGCTCTGAGGGGAAATGGCAAATCTTGGTGCAACATGAGGACTTCACCACTCAG GAATATGAAGTCGAGTTTTTGATTCTATGCATCGGAAGGTATAGTGGTTTAGCAAATATGCCGGAGTTTCCTCTTGGTGAAGGACCGGACATTTTCGCCGGAAAAGTGATACATTCTATGGATTTCTCAGCCATGGACAATGAAAGTGCTAGAGAACTTATTAAAGGGAAGAGAGTTGCGGTTATTGGTTCTCAAAAATCAGCTATAGATATCGCGGCTGAATGCGCAAATGTTAATG GTCCTGAAATTCCTTGTACATTGGTACAAAGAACAATACCATGGGCACTCCCTAGTGGATGCTTTTGGTGGGGAGCTACTCTTGGAAATTTATATGGTAGTCGATTTTCAGAGCTCTTGGTTCACAAGCCTGGCCAAAACATTATATATAGTGTGGTGGCCTCTCTACTTGCTCCTATG aGATGGGGTTTCTCAAAATTTGTGGAGAGTTATATTACATGGACCCTCCCATTGAAGAAATACAACATGGTACCAAAACAAAGCTTTCTTCAAGACATGTCTTCTTGCAAGTCCTTTTTATTGCCTGATAATTTCTATGGCAAAGTTGAAGAAGGAAGCATTGTTCTAAAGAAAAtacaacatttttcattcatcaaACAAGGCTTAGTTCTTGATGGAGAAGTTGATAAGCCAATAAAAGCTGACATTGTTATCTTTGCTACTGGATATAAAGGTcaagaaaaattgaagaatatgtTTTCCTCAAAAAAGTTTCAAAATCACATAGTAGGATCACCAAACTCAGTTATTCCTCTTTACAG GCACATAATACATCCAAGAATACCAAACCTAGCAATAATTGGATACTCAGGGAGCATAACAAATCTCCACACATCTGAGATGAGGTGTCAATGGTTAGCACATTTTCTTGATCAAACATTCAAGTTGCCAAGCATAAAAGAGATGGAAAATGAGATACAAAAGTGGGAAGATTACATGAAAACATATGGTGGAAAAGAGTATAAAAGGAGTTGTATTGCAGCACTACACATATGGtacaatgatcaattgtgcaaAGACATTGGGTgcaaaaatagaagaaagaagagTTTCTATGAAGAATGGTTTCAACCATACTTGCAATCAGATTATGTTAGGCTAAGTCCTAATAATTAG
- the LOC125876369 gene encoding uncharacterized methyltransferase At2g41040, chloroplastic isoform X2 — protein MAAATATASVSLNHHRSLVPKHHGVSLNSRIGVPTRFSSNGYTSRIRATSAVAVEPELRTPAQDVTEAELFACPICYEPLIRKGPSGFNVPAIYRSGFKCRKCNKSYSSKNIYLDLTVTSGTKEYNESKPTGTELFRSPVVSFLYERGWRQSFNRGGFPGPDEEFNMAQDYFKVAEGGVLVDVSCGSGLFSRKFAKSGVYSRVIALDFSENMLRQCYDFIKMDESILSSNLALVRADVSRLPFFSGSVDAVHAGAALHCWPSPSNAIAEINRILRSGGIFVGTTFLRVNPSAPPILRALQQSATRTYSFFTQGEIEDLVTTCGLINYTSKVQGGFIMFSAQKR, from the exons ATGGCTGCTGCTACTGCTACTGCTTCAGTTTCTTTGAATCATCATCGTTCTTTGGTTCCAAAACATCATGGGGTAtctttgaattcaagaattGGTGTTCCTACAAGGTTTTCCTCAAATGGGTACACTTCAAGAATCAGAGCTACCTCTGCTGTTGCTGTAGAACCG GAGTTGAGAACTCCAGCTCAGGATGTTACGGAAGCTGAATTGTTTGCTTGTCCAATTTGTTATGAACCACTAATAAGAAAAGGCCCTTCAGGCTTTAACGT ACCTGCAATCTACAGATCGGGCTTCAAATGCAGAAAATGTAACAAGTCATATTCAAGCAAAAATATCTACCTTGACCTCACTGTTACTTCCGGAACAAAAGAATACAATGAATCTAAGCCAACTGGGACTGAGCTATTCAG GAGCCCAGTTGTTTCATTCTTGTATGAAAGAGGCTGGCGTCAAAGTTTTAACCGAGGTGGTTTCCCTGGTCCTGATGAAgag TTTAATATGGCTCAAGACTACTTTAAAGTGGCTGAAGGTGGAGTTCTTGTAGATGTTAGCTGCGGCAGCGGATTATTTTCCCGGAAATTTGCCAAATCTGGGGTCTATTCAAGAGTCATTGCACTTGACTTTTCTGAAAACATGCTTCGCCAGTGTTATGATTTCATCAAGATGGATGAAAGTATCTTAAGCTC CAATCTAGCTCTTGTAAGGGCAGATGTTTCCAGATTACCTTTCTTTTCTGGATCAGTTGATGCTGTACATGCAGGAGCTGCCTTGCATTGCTGGCCATCTCCGTCCAATGCA ATTGCTGAAATTAACCGGATTTTGCGTAGTGGGGGTATATTTGTTGGTACTACATTTCTTCGAGTTAATCCTTCAGCTCCTCCGATATTGAGGGCTTTGCAGCAG AGTGCTACACGGACCTACAGCTTTTTTACTCAAGGGGAGATCGAAGACTTGGTTACAACCTGTGGTCTCATCAACTATACAAGTAAAGTTCAGGGaggttttatcatgttttccgcACAAAAACGCTGA
- the LOC125876369 gene encoding uncharacterized methyltransferase At2g41040, chloroplastic isoform X3 produces the protein MAAATATASVSLNHHRSLVPKHHGVSLNSRIGVPTRFSSNGFTSRIRATSAVAVEPELRTPAQDVTEAELFACPICYEPLIRKGPSGFNVPAIYRSGFKCRKCNKSYSSKNIYLDLTVTSGTKEYNESKPTGTELFRSPVVSFLYERGWRQSFNRGGFPGPDEEFNMAQDYFKVAEGGVLVDVSCGSGLFSRKFAKSGVYSRVIALDFSENMLRQCYDFIKMDESILSSNLALVRADVSRLPFFSGSVDAVHAGAALHCWPSPSNAIAEINRILRSGGIFVGTTFLRVNPSAPPILRALQQSATRTYSFFTQGEIEDLVTTCGLINYTSKVQGGFIMFSAQKR, from the exons ATGGCTGCTGCTACTGCTACTGCTTCAGTTTCTTTGAATCATCATCGTTCTTTGGTTCCAAAACATCATGGGGTAtctttgaattcaagaattGGTGTTCCTACAAG GTTTTCCTCAAATGggttcacttcaagaatcagggCTACCTCTGCTGTTGCTGTAGAACCG GAGTTGAGAACTCCAGCTCAGGATGTTACGGAAGCTGAATTGTTTGCTTGTCCAATTTGTTATGAACCACTAATAAGAAAAGGCCCTTCAGGCTTTAACGT ACCTGCAATCTACAGATCGGGCTTCAAATGCAGAAAATGTAACAAGTCATATTCAAGCAAAAATATCTACCTTGACCTCACTGTTACTTCCGGAACAAAAGAATACAATGAATCTAAGCCAACTGGGACTGAGCTATTCAG GAGCCCAGTTGTTTCATTCTTGTATGAAAGAGGCTGGCGTCAAAGTTTTAACCGAGGTGGTTTCCCTGGTCCTGATGAAgag TTTAATATGGCTCAAGACTACTTTAAAGTGGCTGAAGGTGGAGTTCTTGTAGATGTTAGCTGCGGCAGCGGATTATTTTCCCGGAAATTTGCCAAATCTGGGGTCTATTCAAGAGTCATTGCACTTGACTTTTCTGAAAACATGCTTCGCCAGTGTTATGATTTCATCAAGATGGATGAAAGTATCTTAAGCTC CAATCTAGCTCTTGTAAGGGCAGATGTTTCCAGATTACCTTTCTTTTCTGGATCAGTTGATGCTGTACATGCAGGAGCTGCCTTGCATTGCTGGCCATCTCCGTCCAATGCA ATTGCTGAAATTAACCGGATTTTGCGTAGTGGGGGTATATTTGTTGGTACTACATTTCTTCGAGTTAATCCTTCAGCTCCTCCGATATTGAGGGCTTTGCAGCAG AGTGCTACACGGACCTACAGCTTTTTTACTCAAGGGGAGATCGAAGACTTGGTTACAACCTGTGGTCTCATCAACTATACAAGTAAAGTTCAGGGaggttttatcatgttttccgcACAAAAACGCTGA
- the LOC125876377 gene encoding protein CHLORORESPIRATORY REDUCTION 6, chloroplastic, with product MASTRPLHTLSSTLKQTIPSLVPFIINSHKSNTISFTFSSSLRQVATFVSFNPSGNFDLSLYDDQENIEVASPPMPPSEGRYEVVIDNDIIQHLDLSPFQNATGISSPLSAKPKEFMERTIGFTINYKREDKYDLRELSEFPDIRLWFVRLDATYPWLPILLDWRAGELARYAAMLVPHQMSMKMGVVFNPEALELFVMNKVFVVYSWLKQNEIPMPRLKTKDMARMLGFGIGDELFDLIDKNHIDPS from the exons ATGGCTTCAACAAGACCACTACACACACTTTCTTCTACACTTAAACAAACAATTCCTTCTTTGGTTCCATTTATTATTAATTCACACAAATCCAATACTAtttctttcactttttcttcttctttgagacAAGTTGCTACCTTTGTATCATTTAATCCTTCTGGTAATTTTGACCTCTCCCTTTATGATGACCAAGAAA ATATTGAAGTAGCATCTCCACCAATGCCACCATCAGAAGGTAGATATGAAGTTGTAATAGATAATGACATCATTCAACATCTTGATTTATCCCCATTTCAGAATGCCACTGGAATTTCATCACCCTTATCTG CCAAGCCAAAAGAATTTATGGAAAGGACAATTGGATTtacaataaattacaaaagGGAAGACAAATATGATCTAAGGGAATTATCAGAATTTCCAGATATAAGACTATGGTTTGTTAGATTAGATGCTACTTATCCATGGTTGCCAATTTTATTGGATTGGAGAGCTGGAGAACTTGCACGTTATGCAGCAATGTTGGTACCCCATCAG ATGAGTATGAAAATGGGAGTAGTATTCAATCCAGAGGCATTGGAATTGTTTGTGATGAATAAGGTGTTTGTAGTGTATTCTTGGTTGAAGCAAAATGAGATTCCAATGCCAAGGCTCAAGACAAAAGACATGGCAAGAATGCTTGGTTTTGGGATTGGTGATGAACTTTTTGACTTGATTGATAAAAATCACATTGATCCttcataa
- the LOC125876369 gene encoding uncharacterized methyltransferase At2g41040, chloroplastic isoform X1 codes for MATATFAASPSLSLNHHRSLVPIQRGVSLNSKIRVPTRFSSNGFTSRIRATSAVAVEPELRTPAQDVTEAELFACPICYEPLIRKGPSGFNVPAIYRSGFKCRKCNKSYSSKNIYLDLTVTSGTKEYNESKPTGTELFRSPVVSFLYERGWRQSFNRGGFPGPDEEFNMAQDYFKVAEGGVLVDVSCGSGLFSRKFAKSGVYSRVIALDFSENMLRQCYDFIKMDESILSSNLALVRADVSRLPFFSGSVDAVHAGAALHCWPSPSNAIAEINRILRSGGIFVGTTFLRVNPSAPPILRALQQSATRTYSFFTQGEIEDLVTTCGLINYTSKVQGGFIMFSAQKR; via the exons ATGGCAACTGCTACTTTTGCTGCTTCTCCTTCACTCTCCTTGAATCATCATCGTTCTTTGGTTCCAATACAACGTGGGGTTTCTTTGAATTCAAAAATTCGTGTTCCTACAAGGTTTTCCTCAAATGggttcacttcaagaatcagggCTACCTCTGCTGTTGCTGTAGAACCG GAGTTGAGAACTCCAGCTCAGGATGTTACGGAAGCTGAATTGTTTGCTTGTCCAATTTGTTATGAACCACTAATAAGAAAAGGCCCTTCAGGCTTTAACGT ACCTGCAATCTACAGATCGGGCTTCAAATGCAGAAAATGTAACAAGTCATATTCAAGCAAAAATATCTACCTTGACCTCACTGTTACTTCCGGAACAAAAGAATACAATGAATCTAAGCCAACTGGGACTGAGCTATTCAG GAGCCCAGTTGTTTCATTCTTGTATGAAAGAGGCTGGCGTCAAAGTTTTAACCGAGGTGGTTTCCCTGGTCCTGATGAAgag TTTAATATGGCTCAAGACTACTTTAAAGTGGCTGAAGGTGGAGTTCTTGTAGATGTTAGCTGCGGCAGCGGATTATTTTCCCGGAAATTTGCCAAATCTGGGGTCTATTCAAGAGTCATTGCACTTGACTTTTCTGAAAACATGCTTCGCCAGTGTTATGATTTCATCAAGATGGATGAAAGTATCTTAAGCTC CAATCTAGCTCTTGTAAGGGCAGATGTTTCCAGATTACCTTTCTTTTCTGGATCAGTTGATGCTGTACATGCAGGAGCTGCCTTGCATTGCTGGCCATCTCCGTCCAATGCA ATTGCTGAAATTAACCGGATTTTGCGTAGTGGGGGTATATTTGTTGGTACTACATTTCTTCGAGTTAATCCTTCAGCTCCTCCGATATTGAGGGCTTTGCAGCAG AGTGCTACACGGACCTACAGCTTTTTTACTCAAGGGGAGATCGAAGACTTGGTTACAACCTGTGGTCTCATCAACTATACAAGTAAAGTTCAGGGaggttttatcatgttttccgcACAAAAACGCTGA